The following proteins come from a genomic window of Hugenholtzia roseola DSM 9546:
- a CDS encoding DinB family protein has protein sequence MKDLFQDLLTYSHHFNQAFSALLAENQALISQKAHLLQSHLLNAHQVWNNRILPQETIFGVWQPQAMTDFAAIDRANYTHSLLILDTFDLNQIISYQNSKSEPFSNSVQEIFFHIINHTTHHRAQITTELKNSGIKTPITDYIFYKR, from the coding sequence ATGAAAGACTTATTTCAAGACCTGCTGACTTATAGCCATCATTTCAATCAGGCTTTTTCGGCTCTTTTGGCAGAAAATCAAGCACTTATTTCTCAAAAAGCCCACCTTTTGCAGAGCCATCTGCTAAATGCACATCAGGTTTGGAACAACCGCATCTTACCACAAGAAACAATCTTTGGGGTGTGGCAGCCGCAAGCAATGACAGACTTCGCCGCCATAGACCGCGCCAATTATACCCACTCTTTACTTATTCTCGATACCTTTGATTTAAACCAAATTATTTCCTATCAAAATAGCAAAAGTGAGCCTTTTTCCAATAGCGTGCAGGAGATTTTCTTTCACATCATCAACCACACAACGCACCACCGCGCCCAAATCACGACAGAATTAAAAAATAGTGGCATAAAAACCCCTATTACAGATTACATTTTTTACAAGAGGTAG